The following are encoded together in the candidate division KSB1 bacterium genome:
- a CDS encoding CotH kinase family protein: protein MFPPQMPKIIMMLGCLALINSIFSSSSFSAPLQVVLVGEESAKRVLVPREDVDDAWRTDPNFDDSNWLECIGKPGGIGFDRAGDYAPYISLDLGGEMAGRTTCYIRAKFDLSESDLRELDNLVLYVRYDDGFVAYLNGERVTAANAPTNLHRRAAASQTHEAGGFEPFDLRAALGLLRSGTNLLAVHGLNVSGDSPDFLVHFKLIARKNYRNNFVSDLPILVLESRSVPSNEKDVAVKVIDRGAGNRLTSPARLSTAGRLIKAALPLAAEKADYRLLLDADAELLGLPAGNDWTLLAPYSDKSLMRPALAAHIVALFGRPASHSRLCHLFLDEDYRGIYVVLESRTVHPNRLPLAALTPQDDSGDALTGGYLLRLNGASAGFDSPFPPLHVSARRVHYAFESPLPEMITAPQQNYIRGWIESWEKAAGQADDPAFFDSLDLPSVVDYFLLSEVCRDVSAYRSQTLLYKDRDSRGGRLKVEWQIDARHAFGNTTLWEGDRVEGLHLDYLLQHPPAANDSLPTPFWWKRLRNDPQFQAAAARRWRQLRADGLSEEALFAAADSLYRLLAAEQVLNFERWMILDTPIPPSAAAYASYDEAFDDLLIWLLDRIDALDERMAVFSAGLGDREVDLPDTRVLINSYPNPFNSSVQIQFKLVSETELSMILYDAAGRRVKNIAQSRMPAGDHVVQWDGCDETGAAMPSGVYLIFLREGKNFLTQKVALLR from the coding sequence ATGTTCCCGCCGCAAATGCCGAAAATTATTATGATGTTGGGCTGCCTCGCGCTTATCAATTCAATCTTTTCAAGCTCAAGTTTTAGTGCGCCGCTACAAGTGGTGTTGGTCGGCGAAGAATCTGCAAAGCGTGTGCTGGTGCCGCGCGAGGATGTAGACGATGCCTGGCGGACAGATCCGAATTTTGACGATTCCAATTGGCTGGAATGTATCGGCAAGCCTGGCGGCATCGGCTTTGACCGCGCGGGCGATTATGCCCCGTATATCTCATTGGATCTCGGCGGTGAAATGGCCGGCCGCACCACCTGCTATATCCGTGCCAAGTTCGATCTGTCAGAGTCCGACCTGCGTGAACTCGATAACCTGGTTCTGTACGTGCGATATGATGACGGATTTGTCGCTTATTTGAACGGAGAGCGCGTTACCGCCGCCAATGCCCCGACCAACCTGCATCGACGCGCCGCCGCTTCGCAAACTCATGAAGCGGGCGGTTTCGAACCGTTCGATCTTCGTGCGGCTCTCGGCCTCTTGCGCAGCGGCACCAACCTTCTGGCTGTTCACGGCCTCAATGTTTCAGGCGACAGTCCCGACTTTCTTGTCCATTTTAAACTGATCGCTCGAAAAAATTACCGCAACAATTTCGTTTCGGATCTGCCTATTCTGGTACTGGAGAGTCGGTCTGTTCCTTCGAACGAAAAAGATGTTGCCGTCAAGGTCATTGACCGCGGTGCGGGGAATCGCCTGACCTCGCCGGCCCGGCTTTCGACCGCAGGGCGGTTGATAAAGGCGGCATTGCCTCTTGCCGCTGAAAAAGCCGATTACCGCCTGCTGCTCGATGCGGATGCCGAGCTTCTCGGCCTGCCTGCCGGAAACGATTGGACGCTATTGGCGCCCTACAGCGACAAGTCCTTGATGCGCCCCGCCCTGGCTGCACACATTGTTGCTCTTTTCGGGCGACCCGCTTCCCACAGCCGACTCTGCCATCTCTTTCTCGATGAGGACTATCGCGGCATCTATGTTGTGCTGGAGAGCAGAACCGTTCATCCCAACCGCCTGCCGTTGGCCGCGCTGACGCCTCAGGACGACTCGGGGGATGCCCTTACCGGCGGCTATCTTTTGCGGCTCAATGGGGCATCAGCGGGATTCGATTCGCCGTTTCCGCCTCTGCACGTCAGTGCTCGGCGCGTTCACTATGCCTTCGAAAGCCCTTTGCCGGAGATGATCACCGCACCGCAGCAGAATTACATCCGCGGTTGGATCGAAAGCTGGGAAAAAGCTGCCGGCCAAGCAGACGACCCCGCTTTTTTCGATTCTCTTGATTTGCCTTCTGTTGTCGACTATTTTCTTCTTTCCGAGGTCTGTCGAGATGTTTCTGCTTACCGCAGCCAAACGTTATTATATAAAGATCGCGACAGCCGCGGCGGCCGCCTGAAAGTGGAATGGCAGATCGATGCACGACATGCATTCGGCAACACGACGCTCTGGGAAGGTGACCGCGTAGAGGGACTGCATCTGGATTATCTTCTTCAGCATCCGCCGGCTGCGAACGATTCGCTGCCGACACCCTTTTGGTGGAAGCGGCTGCGCAACGACCCGCAGTTTCAGGCAGCGGCGGCTCGACGCTGGCGACAGCTGCGCGCCGATGGGCTGTCCGAAGAGGCTCTGTTTGCGGCGGCAGATTCTCTGTACAGGTTGCTGGCCGCCGAGCAGGTGCTCAATTTCGAGCGCTGGATGATTCTCGACACCCCGATCCCTCCGAGTGCGGCCGCTTATGCTTCGTACGATGAAGCGTTTGACGACCTTTTGATCTGGCTCTTGGACCGAATAGATGCCCTGGATGAAAGGATGGCCGTCTTTTCCGCCGGCCTGGGAGATCGAGAGGTTGATTTACCGGACACCAGAGTTTTGATTAATAGTTACCCCAACCCGTTCAATTCTTCAGTGCAAATTCAATTCAAGTTGGTATCGGAAACTGAGCTCTCAATGATTCTTTATGACGCTGCAGGCCGCAGAGTTAAAAATATAGCGCAGAGTCGAATGCCCGCCGGCGACCATGTTGTCCAGTGGGACGGGTGCGACGAAACCGGCGCAGCGATGCCCAGCGGCGTTTATCTGATTTTTTTGCGTGAAGGCAAGAACTTTTTAACACAGAAGGTGGCGCTGCTAAGATAA
- a CDS encoding T9SS type A sorting domain-containing protein yields the protein MFRVIFILTAAVFAAFPLWAATITIDNFTQSSDLLTAKEINPSQRHVTVTNDDGGTGVLGQYRDVSYGDWVGSTGQGTVQVSTTDQWISFGQNVGNAPAVLTYNGDGSGLGGGSGVDLTQNGTVRIFIRSVDWPGLQLSVRVSDGTNSYTTPVQTLPGFITNTNYNFDIKPAGRSILEDVREIQIFMSSVDDQDWRFMVISAIEDPIRVDLAAFEARRMTDGVSLCWRTESESNLAGYNIYRSATKDGEYTKINETMITAQGVAEAGFIYEFLDRSASDGVYWYKLEDVSLNGESSFHGPISVSSAAAVATRVIPQTYSLDQNYPNPFNPATTIVYRMPAAGQASLIVYDLHGKAVRTLFSGLQNAGEHVVQWDGCDETGAVMPSGIYLCTFRGGNTVLHRKMTLMR from the coding sequence ATGTTTCGTGTTATTTTTATTTTGACGGCTGCCGTTTTCGCTGCATTTCCACTGTGGGCAGCTACTATTACAATCGACAATTTCACCCAGAGCAGTGATTTGCTAACTGCTAAGGAAATTAACCCTTCGCAACGCCATGTAACCGTGACTAATGACGACGGCGGTACCGGCGTGCTGGGTCAGTATCGTGATGTTTCATACGGCGACTGGGTGGGTTCTACCGGACAAGGAACTGTGCAGGTGAGCACCACAGATCAATGGATATCCTTTGGGCAAAATGTCGGTAATGCCCCGGCAGTTTTGACCTACAACGGCGATGGCAGCGGTTTGGGCGGCGGTTCGGGGGTTGATCTCACCCAAAACGGAACCGTGAGGATTTTTATTCGATCTGTTGATTGGCCGGGCCTCCAGCTTTCGGTCCGTGTAAGCGACGGCACTAATTCCTATACCACACCAGTTCAAACTTTGCCGGGATTCATCACAAATACAAACTACAACTTTGACATTAAACCGGCCGGCAGATCGATCTTGGAAGATGTAAGGGAAATACAAATTTTTATGTCCAGTGTGGATGATCAGGATTGGCGATTTATGGTCATCAGCGCGATTGAAGATCCTATTCGCGTGGATTTGGCCGCTTTTGAAGCCCGCAGAATGACGGACGGAGTCTCTCTCTGCTGGCGAACCGAATCGGAATCTAACCTGGCGGGATATAATATCTACCGAAGTGCAACTAAAGATGGGGAATACACCAAGATCAATGAGACCATGATCACCGCCCAAGGCGTTGCCGAAGCCGGGTTCATCTATGAGTTTCTTGATCGGTCGGCGAGCGACGGCGTTTATTGGTACAAGCTGGAAGATGTCAGTCTGAACGGCGAAAGCAGTTTCCACGGCCCAATTTCTGTATCCTCGGCAGCTGCCGTAGCTACTAGGGTCATTCCGCAGACTTACAGCCTAGATCAAAACTACCCCAACCCGTTCAATCCCGCCACCACTATTGTCTACCGCATGCCGGCTGCCGGTCAGGCAAGCCTGATCGTCTATGATCTGCACGGCAAAGCGGTGCGCACGCTGTTCAGCGGCCTGCAGAACGCCGGCGAGCATGTCGTGCAATGGGACGGGTGCGACGAAACCGGCGCAGTGATGCCCAGCGGCATCTATCTCTGCACCTTCCGCGGCGGAAATACCGTATTGCATCGCAAGATGACCCTCATGCGGTAA
- the fucP gene encoding L-fucose:H+ symporter permease, translating into MTTKRPVIPREYLFPFMLTTTLFALWGFANDITNPMVAAFKQIMLISHFKSSLVQFAFYGGYCVMAFPAALFIKRYTYKSGILVGLGLYALGALLFIPSSLALSYGMFLFSYFVLTCGLSFLETSANPYILSMGPEENATRRLNFAQAFNPIGSLTGMLVAKQFILARLDKTPEAERRVLAQLAPDQFRSLQVHDLTILRGPYVAIGLIVAAFFFIFLISKLPKAREEDARNLDIKGTLKRLWENKKYVEGVIAQTFYVGAQIMCWTFIIQYGMNELGMAKETAQGYNMIAMGIFCTSRFICTYLLKYFSPGKLLMILALGGFALILGTIFLKGMIGLYCLIGVSACMSLMFPTIYGIALKGLGEDAKLGAAGLIMAIGGGSIMPPLQGAIMDLPDLNLGFMMLSSTRASFVLPLICFAVIAVFGYRTSEVYKHEY; encoded by the coding sequence ATGACCACCAAACGACCGGTTATTCCGCGCGAATATCTTTTTCCGTTCATGCTCACCACCACGCTTTTTGCTTTATGGGGTTTTGCCAACGACATCACCAATCCCATGGTGGCTGCCTTTAAGCAGATCATGCTGATCAGCCACTTCAAAAGCTCACTGGTGCAGTTCGCCTTTTACGGCGGTTACTGCGTCATGGCCTTTCCGGCTGCGCTGTTCATCAAACGGTACACTTATAAAAGCGGCATTTTGGTGGGACTCGGTCTCTATGCGCTCGGTGCGCTGCTCTTTATTCCCTCGAGTCTGGCGCTTTCCTACGGCATGTTTCTGTTTTCTTATTTTGTGTTGACCTGCGGTTTGTCGTTTCTCGAAACCTCGGCTAATCCTTACATCCTCTCGATGGGGCCGGAGGAGAACGCTACGCGCCGCCTGAATTTTGCCCAGGCCTTCAATCCGATCGGCTCGTTGACGGGCATGCTGGTCGCCAAACAATTCATTTTGGCGCGACTCGACAAAACCCCTGAAGCGGAACGACGCGTGCTGGCGCAGCTGGCGCCGGATCAATTCCGTTCGCTGCAGGTGCATGACCTCACCATTCTACGCGGGCCGTACGTCGCCATCGGTCTGATCGTCGCCGCCTTTTTCTTTATCTTTTTGATCTCGAAATTGCCGAAAGCGCGGGAAGAAGACGCCCGCAACCTGGACATCAAAGGTACGCTGAAACGATTATGGGAAAATAAAAAATATGTGGAAGGAGTCATTGCGCAAACGTTCTACGTCGGCGCACAAATCATGTGCTGGACGTTCATCATCCAATACGGCATGAACGAGCTCGGCATGGCCAAAGAGACGGCGCAGGGCTACAACATGATTGCCATGGGCATCTTTTGCACCAGCCGCTTCATCTGCACCTACCTGCTGAAGTATTTCAGTCCGGGAAAACTGCTGATGATCCTGGCTTTGGGCGGTTTTGCGCTGATTCTCGGCACCATCTTTCTGAAAGGCATGATCGGACTTTACTGCCTCATCGGCGTTTCGGCATGCATGTCGCTGATGTTTCCGACGATCTACGGCATCGCTCTCAAGGGATTGGGCGAAGATGCCAAGTTGGGTGCCGCCGGACTGATCATGGCCATCGGCGGCGGGTCGATCATGCCGCCGCTGCAGGGCGCCATCATGGACCTGCCCGATTTGAATCTCGGCTTCATGATGCTTTCCAGCACCCGCGCTTCATTTGTCCTGCCGTTGATCTGTTTTGCGGTGATCGCAGTTTTCGGGTATAGGACGTCGGAGGTGTATAAACACGAGTATTGA
- a CDS encoding L-rhamnose mutarotase: protein MRTFKRYCKTLRLRDDADLIAAYKAAHAMGAVWPEIEEGMRAVGILDMEIYISGTQLFMIMDTVPDFDHDKAMKQLASMPRQAEWEAHMARFQNAAANASADEKWQLIERIYELGQKHNSTPQEGYLKEL, encoded by the coding sequence ATGAGGACTTTTAAACGCTACTGCAAGACCCTGCGCTTGCGCGACGATGCTGATCTGATCGCTGCCTATAAAGCGGCGCATGCCATGGGCGCCGTGTGGCCGGAAATCGAGGAAGGCATGCGCGCGGTCGGCATTCTCGACATGGAAATTTATATCTCCGGAACCCAGCTGTTCATGATCATGGACACGGTGCCGGATTTTGATCACGACAAGGCGATGAAGCAACTCGCATCCATGCCGCGTCAGGCGGAGTGGGAGGCGCACATGGCCCGCTTTCAAAACGCCGCCGCAAATGCTTCAGCGGATGAAAAATGGCAACTCATCGAACGCATCTACGAATTGGGACAAAAACACAACTCGACGCCTCAGGAAGGCTATCTCAAGGAACTCTAA
- a CDS encoding carbohydrate binding domain-containing protein codes for MFWKKLLPILLLSTGIFAQTIQVRLTSPVKNGRYPRCRDILLSADVTVQGKTLKQVEFYVNRSRLKTVTKAPYETTLASAREGMYLVSAKAVATDGSSAESEPFYIYVGDIEPGNVIINGNFNCGLSPWFLDNYVNARSKATVVEDLGLTDDKPGVMVEIENMGDQFWAIQLMQPFKIQAGHSYEISFWAQADEAKDIYVDINKNYGDYSQLYSKMVRVEQLDLYGPFTFDAPVDDDNLMFKFVLGGNTTTFYVDAVKVIDKQWTEVNEKPHAPACLTLLQNYPNPFNPSTTIEFELARKALIVLEIFDILGKPLYRYAGVKEAGRHAILWDGRAADGLPCPSGVYFYRLKTADGSLTRKMNLVR; via the coding sequence ATGTTCTGGAAAAAGCTCTTGCCGATCTTGCTCCTTAGCACAGGCATTTTCGCCCAGACGATCCAGGTTCGACTGACCTCACCGGTTAAAAATGGTCGTTACCCGCGCTGCCGTGATATTCTTCTGTCGGCCGATGTGACGGTGCAGGGTAAAACCCTCAAACAGGTCGAATTCTATGTCAATCGCAGCCGTCTGAAAACCGTAACCAAAGCTCCGTACGAGACAACCCTCGCCTCCGCCCGTGAGGGCATGTACCTGGTCTCCGCCAAAGCGGTGGCGACCGACGGCTCTTCGGCGGAAAGCGAACCGTTCTACATTTATGTCGGCGACATCGAGCCGGGCAATGTGATCATCAACGGCAATTTCAACTGCGGTCTGTCGCCCTGGTTTCTCGACAATTATGTCAATGCCCGTTCCAAGGCCACTGTGGTCGAAGACCTGGGGTTGACTGACGACAAGCCGGGCGTCATGGTGGAAATTGAGAACATGGGCGATCAATTCTGGGCCATCCAGCTCATGCAGCCTTTCAAAATCCAGGCCGGACACAGCTACGAGATCAGCTTTTGGGCGCAGGCCGATGAGGCGAAAGACATTTATGTCGACATCAACAAGAACTATGGCGATTATTCGCAGCTCTATAGCAAGATGGTTCGCGTCGAACAGCTCGATCTTTACGGACCGTTTACCTTTGATGCGCCGGTCGACGACGACAACCTGATGTTCAAGTTTGTGCTCGGCGGCAACACGACGACCTTTTATGTCGATGCCGTTAAAGTCATTGACAAGCAGTGGACGGAGGTCAACGAGAAGCCGCACGCGCCCGCCTGCCTGACGCTGCTGCAGAATTATCCAAATCCCTTCAATCCCTCTACAACCATAGAGTTCGAACTCGCAAGAAAAGCGCTGATCGTCCTCGAGATATTCGATATTTTGGGGAAACCGCTTTACCGATATGCCGGTGTCAAAGAGGCCGGTCGCCATGCGATACTCTGGGACGGCCGCGCCGCCGACGGTTTGCCGTGCCCTTCGGGCGTTTATTTCTATCGTCTCAAGACGGCCGACGGCAGCCTGACGCGCAAAATGAACCTGGTACGATAA
- a CDS encoding acetylxylan esterase: MRHFLFVSALCISFQAFAQIPDFPPPDVTARMDRDQMLQQLGIVLPELPPKLQDPNAPRNARPADPNNPEGNWTDDAGHTVTRSVFGLWNNYDDREEGFFPGPESWRVGNYPPLDLLKSKDGRLIRTAEEWIKIRRPEVLKDVQEQVWGTPPPDSILPQVRWSVETERIEAGDHFFIEKRITGEIDVSCYPQVRNVPVIKAVLRIPEEAPKPAPVMVIIGHPRWTPVGVYAERGRPYGWGMCIFDCLSLQPDDGAGLTSYLIGLCNRGRWRKPEDWGALAAWGWGVSRLLDYFAQDPEVDETRVGVSGHSRWGKAALVTMAYDPRIAIAFPSCAGSLGTKMNRRHWGQDLENSAWEREYHWTAGNFFKWMGPLREGSYLPRKIELCPVDAHFLLALCAPRPVFFNAGTQDTWTDPYGIYLTMVAASPVWELFGYRGLVMPDEKPQFDKAYIDGRLGYRCHIGGHIDAPDWPAFFEFAERELKKR, from the coding sequence ATGAGACATTTTTTATTTGTTTCCGCACTTTGCATATCCTTTCAGGCCTTTGCGCAAATTCCCGATTTCCCTCCGCCGGATGTGACGGCGCGCATGGACCGCGACCAAATGCTGCAGCAGTTAGGGATAGTGCTGCCGGAACTGCCGCCGAAGCTGCAGGATCCCAATGCACCCCGCAACGCCCGACCTGCCGATCCCAACAATCCGGAAGGCAACTGGACCGACGATGCCGGTCACACGGTCACGCGGTCGGTATTCGGGTTGTGGAACAATTACGACGATCGCGAAGAAGGCTTTTTTCCGGGACCGGAGTCTTGGCGCGTCGGTAATTATCCGCCGCTTGATCTGCTCAAGAGCAAGGACGGCCGCCTGATTCGTACTGCCGAAGAATGGATCAAAATTCGCAGACCGGAAGTGCTGAAAGATGTGCAGGAGCAAGTATGGGGTACGCCGCCTCCGGACAGCATCTTGCCGCAGGTGCGCTGGTCCGTCGAAACCGAGCGAATCGAAGCCGGAGATCATTTCTTCATCGAAAAGCGCATCACCGGCGAAATCGATGTTTCGTGCTATCCGCAGGTGCGCAACGTGCCGGTGATCAAAGCCGTGCTGCGCATCCCCGAAGAAGCGCCCAAGCCTGCGCCGGTGATGGTCATCATCGGCCATCCCCGCTGGACGCCTGTAGGCGTTTATGCCGAACGAGGCCGACCCTACGGCTGGGGTATGTGCATTTTCGACTGTCTCAGTCTGCAGCCGGATGACGGCGCCGGCCTCACCAGCTATCTCATCGGACTCTGCAATCGAGGCCGCTGGCGCAAACCGGAAGACTGGGGCGCTTTGGCGGCCTGGGGATGGGGCGTCAGTCGATTGCTCGACTATTTTGCCCAGGATCCGGAGGTGGACGAAACGCGGGTGGGCGTCAGCGGCCATTCGCGCTGGGGCAAGGCGGCGTTGGTCACCATGGCCTATGATCCGCGCATCGCCATTGCCTTCCCCAGCTGCGCCGGAAGTCTGGGGACGAAAATGAATCGGCGGCATTGGGGACAGGACCTCGAAAATTCGGCGTGGGAACGGGAGTATCACTGGACCGCCGGCAACTTTTTCAAGTGGATGGGCCCGCTGCGCGAGGGCAGCTATTTGCCGCGCAAAATCGAACTCTGTCCGGTCGATGCGCACTTTTTGCTGGCGCTTTGTGCGCCGCGGCCGGTGTTTTTCAACGCCGGGACTCAGGATACCTGGACCGATCCTTACGGCATTTATCTGACGATGGTCGCCGCTTCGCCGGTATGGGAGCTGTTCGGCTATCGCGGCCTCGTGATGCCGGACGAAAAGCCGCAGTTCGACAAAGCTTACATTGACGGGCGGCTCGGCTATCGCTGTCATATCGGCGGCCATATCGATGCGCCGGACTGGCCGGCGTTTTTCGAATTTGCCGAACGGGAGCTCAAGAAAAGGTAG
- a CDS encoding carboxypeptidase-like regulatory domain-containing protein gives MGEPLPGFDIVVLETPYGIATNAEGNYFILKLPQGKRDVEARLISYGKVRTTDVQLRTNGTTIMDFVLSVKAIQGETVAVTINTTAVKIR, from the coding sequence ATCGGCGAACCGCTGCCGGGCTTCGACATTGTGGTGCTCGAAACGCCCTACGGCATTGCAACCAATGCGGAGGGCAATTATTTCATCCTCAAACTGCCGCAGGGCAAGCGTGATGTTGAAGCTCGTCTGATCAGCTATGGCAAAGTGCGGACGACCGACGTCCAGCTGCGCACCAACGGCACAACTATTATGGATTTTGTGTTAAGCGTCAAAGCGATTCAAGGCGAGACTGTCGCGGTCACAATAAATACGACGGCGGTTAAGATCAGATAA
- a CDS encoding serine/threonine-protein phosphatase has protein sequence MSNIVDFIIRLLSEAASAVRQVFKETHLLRDLHSIYAFYLSPEERSALQKMRPIKRSVYLALWFFKSILNKLSTVRRILLIVALMLLIGPDTRPQPVPAFVLLFLILLLELKDKLLADDELRAGRAVQTAMRPKACPEISGWDSFFYTRSANHVGGDLIDCVSQGNSVIFSIGDVSGKGLPAALMMAQLQSAVHALAAQGKTQSPVELVAALNRLCVRSGMRNTFASFILLWVEPDSNRLRLVNAGHLPPLILSTSGLRECGKGGPALGLSADFSYQEMILELDKGDLLVLYTDGIPDARNSNGIFYGEERFFRLLGQADCSWSARQLGETIISAVNRFVDNAPQTDDITLLILKRRE, from the coding sequence TTGAGCAATATCGTTGATTTTATCATCCGTTTGCTCAGTGAAGCAGCATCGGCCGTTCGCCAAGTTTTTAAAGAGACCCATCTGCTACGGGACCTGCATTCCATCTATGCCTTTTATTTGAGCCCTGAGGAACGTAGTGCGCTCCAAAAGATGCGGCCGATCAAACGCTCCGTTTATTTGGCTTTGTGGTTTTTTAAAAGCATTCTCAACAAGCTCAGTACGGTTCGCAGGATTTTATTGATCGTTGCGCTGATGCTGCTGATCGGACCGGACACTCGTCCACAGCCGGTGCCGGCTTTTGTCCTTCTTTTCTTGATTCTTTTGTTGGAACTTAAGGACAAACTTCTCGCCGACGACGAGCTGCGCGCCGGCCGCGCCGTGCAGACAGCCATGCGTCCCAAAGCGTGTCCGGAAATCTCCGGCTGGGACTCTTTTTTCTACACCCGTTCCGCTAATCATGTGGGCGGGGATCTGATCGACTGCGTTTCACAAGGGAACAGCGTCATCTTTAGCATCGGCGACGTTTCCGGCAAAGGTCTGCCGGCAGCGCTGATGATGGCGCAGCTGCAATCCGCCGTTCATGCTCTTGCAGCGCAAGGCAAAACTCAGTCGCCGGTTGAACTGGTTGCCGCCCTCAATCGACTTTGTGTGCGTTCCGGCATGCGTAATACTTTCGCTTCTTTCATTCTTTTATGGGTCGAGCCGGATTCCAATCGGTTGCGGCTGGTGAACGCCGGTCATTTGCCGCCGCTCATTTTGTCAACGAGCGGCCTCAGAGAGTGCGGGAAAGGCGGACCGGCGCTGGGACTGTCGGCTGATTTTTCCTATCAGGAAATGATTCTCGAATTGGATAAAGGCGACCTGTTGGTTTTATACACCGACGGCATTCCGGATGCGCGCAACTCCAACGGAATATTCTACGGCGAAGAGAGATTCTTTCGTCTGCTCGGCCAAGCAGACTGCAGTTGGTCCGCTCGGCAGCTGGGCGAAACCATCATCTCGGCAGTCAATCGATTTGTCGACAATGCACCGCAGACGGATGATATAACCTTGTTGATTCTCAAACGGAGGGAGTAG
- a CDS encoding D-2-hydroxyacid dehydrogenase — MSTVKIVVVDGYAMNPGDLDWAPLRRLGILECYDRTPPNQVIERCREAEIVVTNKVVFDRRVLAELPKLRCLAVSATGVNIIDLAAARERGIVVTNVPGYSTPSVVQMVFAHLLNLTMHVAQHAESVRRGAWSRSPDFCFWETPLIELAGLTFGIVGLGQIGRGVAHAAKAFGMEVCFAMPRPVPDAPEWARQIDLDELFACSDVVSLHCPLNEETRGLVNHRRLQLMKPSAFLINTGRGPLVDEAAMAEALNSGRIAGAGLDVLSVEPPPADNPLLTAKNCFITPHIAWATRASRQRLLHAVAENIAAFLAGQPQNTV; from the coding sequence ATGAGCACTGTAAAGATTGTCGTTGTCGACGGCTATGCCATGAATCCGGGCGATTTGGACTGGGCGCCGCTGCGCCGATTGGGAATCCTGGAATGTTATGACCGTACGCCGCCCAATCAGGTCATCGAACGCTGCCGAGAGGCGGAAATTGTCGTGACCAACAAAGTCGTTTTCGACCGCCGGGTGCTGGCGGAGCTGCCCAAGCTGCGCTGTCTGGCCGTATCGGCTACCGGCGTCAACATCATCGATTTGGCGGCGGCGAGGGAGCGCGGCATCGTCGTCACCAACGTACCGGGCTACAGTACACCATCGGTAGTGCAGATGGTGTTTGCCCACCTGCTCAACTTGACGATGCACGTCGCGCAGCACGCCGAATCGGTAAGGCGCGGCGCCTGGTCCCGCTCGCCCGATTTCTGCTTTTGGGAGACGCCGCTGATCGAGCTGGCGGGTTTGACGTTCGGCATTGTCGGTTTGGGGCAGATCGGACGCGGTGTGGCCCATGCGGCGAAGGCGTTCGGCATGGAAGTCTGCTTTGCCATGCCGCGCCCGGTTCCCGACGCCCCCGAATGGGCCAGGCAGATTGATTTGGACGAGCTGTTTGCCTGCAGCGACGTCGTTTCGCTGCATTGCCCTTTGAACGAAGAGACGCGCGGCTTGGTCAATCATCGCCGTCTGCAGCTGATGAAACCGTCGGCGTTTCTGATCAACACCGGCCGCGGTCCTTTGGTGGATGAAGCGGCAATGGCCGAAGCCCTCAACAGCGGCCGCATAGCCGGCGCCGGCTTGGACGTGCTTTCGGTCGAACCGCCGCCTGCGGACAATCCCTTATTGACGGCCAAGAATTGTTTTATCACCCCGCACATCGCCTGGGCCACACGCGCTTCACGGCAAAGGCTGCTGCATGCGGTTGCAGAAAATATTGCGGCTTTTCTTGCCGGTCAGCCGCAGAATACGGTATGA